In a single window of the Buchnera aphidicola (Aphis gossypii) genome:
- the dcd gene encoding dCTP deaminase — MRLCDQDIEEWLAKKKLIITPYPKKELINGITVDIHLGNKFRIFYDHTISCIDLSSSQDQISKNLKKIMSAEKLFSKKNPFFLKPKSLVLFSTLESITLPDNLVGWLDGRSSLARLGLMIHVTSHRIDPGWNGNIVLEVFNAGNLTLVLTPKIKIAALSFELLSKSVSRSYNDRFESKYKIQTGVVPSRIYEE, encoded by the coding sequence ATGCGTTTATGTGATCAAGATATTGAAGAATGGTTAGCTAAAAAAAAATTAATTATTACACCTTATCCTAAGAAAGAACTTATTAACGGAATTACTGTTGATATACATCTTGGAAATAAATTTCGTATTTTTTATGATCATACTATATCTTGTATTGATTTAAGTAGTTCACAAGATCAAATATCTAAAAATTTAAAAAAAATAATGAGCGCTGAAAAATTATTCTCTAAAAAAAATCCATTTTTTTTAAAACCAAAATCTTTGGTATTATTTTCAACTTTAGAAAGTATTACTTTGCCTGATAATTTAGTTGGTTGGTTAGATGGTCGCTCTTCTTTAGCAAGGCTTGGACTAATGATTCATGTTACATCTCATAGAATTGATCCTGGTTGGAATGGCAATATAGTCTTAGAAGTGTTTAATGCTGGAAATTTAACATTAGTTTTAACGCCAAAAATTAAAATTGCCGCATTAAGTTTTGAATTACTTTCTAAATCAGTTTCTAGATCTTACAACGATCGGTTTGAATCAAAATATAAGATTCAAACCGGTGTAGTCCCTAGTCGTATTTATGAAGAATAG
- the hisH gene encoding imidazole glycerol phosphate synthase subunit HisH, with the protein MTIVILNTGCANLTSIKIAIKKLGYTSQITSDPYLLLKSKKLIIPGVGTASAVMKILHEKNLVSFIKNMKQPVLGICLGMQIFCQFSEECNGTKTIGILNNDSAVLLKSSNLPLPHIGWNYIDIKKKHLLFKNIQKDSRFYFVHSYIVPVGKYTLSTSDYGVSFSSVIQKNNFFGVQFHPEKSGDIGSQLLKNFLEI; encoded by the coding sequence GTGACAATAGTGATATTAAATACTGGATGTGCTAATTTAACATCAATTAAAATAGCTATCAAAAAATTAGGTTATACCTCTCAAATTACATCCGACCCTTATTTACTATTAAAATCTAAAAAATTAATAATACCAGGAGTAGGAACTGCTTCCGCAGTCATGAAAATTTTACATGAAAAAAACTTAGTTAGTTTTATTAAAAATATGAAACAACCTGTGTTAGGTATTTGTCTTGGAATGCAAATTTTTTGTCAGTTTAGTGAAGAGTGTAATGGAACAAAAACAATTGGAATTTTAAATAATGATTCAGCTGTATTGTTAAAAAGTTCAAATTTACCTTTACCCCATATTGGTTGGAACTATATTGACATCAAAAAAAAACATCTATTATTTAAAAATATTCAGAAAGATTCTAGATTTTATTTTGTTCATAGCTATATTGTTCCTGTTGGAAAATACACTTTATCAACAAGCGATTATGGTGTATCTTTTAGCTCTGTTATTCAAAAAAATAATTTCTTTGGAGTTCAATTTCACCCAGAGAAATCAGGTGATATAGGTTCTCAGTTACTGAAAAATTTTTTAGAGATATAA
- the hisA gene encoding 1-(5-phosphoribosyl)-5-[(5-phosphoribosylamino)methylideneamino]imidazole-4-carboxamide isomerase yields MIIPSFDFLEGKVVRLYQGNYLNKTFYNIDLYQHLRNLKEKGVKIVHLVDLNGAKKIEDRQFRLFQNIILSTNMRIQIGGGIRTENDINMLFDLGCARVVIGSSAIKNKFEVRRWLKVYGSDKIVLALDVNVINNKKKISINGWVKETNYTLEDTIDFFSSESLTHVLCTDISKDGTLSGPNIMLYKEIVKKFKHIKFQASGGVSNLFDVVALKKSGVDSIIIGRSLLEKRFTIEEALKCWQNVS; encoded by the coding sequence ATGATTATTCCATCATTTGATTTTTTAGAAGGGAAAGTAGTTCGTTTATATCAAGGTAACTATTTAAATAAAACGTTTTATAATATAGATTTATATCAACATTTAAGAAATCTAAAAGAGAAAGGAGTAAAAATTGTTCATTTAGTAGATTTAAATGGTGCAAAAAAAATAGAAGATAGACAATTTCGACTTTTTCAAAATATAATTTTATCTACTAATATGCGAATTCAAATAGGTGGGGGAATACGAACTGAAAATGATATAAATATGTTATTTGATTTAGGTTGCGCAAGAGTTGTTATTGGTTCTTCTGCTATAAAAAATAAATTTGAAGTAAGAAGATGGTTAAAAGTTTATGGTTCTGATAAGATTGTTTTAGCACTAGATGTTAACGTTATAAATAATAAAAAAAAAATATCTATCAATGGTTGGGTAAAAGAAACTAATTATACTTTAGAAGATACAATTGATTTTTTTTCCTCTGAAAGTTTAACGCATGTGCTTTGTACAGATATATCTAAAGATGGAACTCTATCTGGCCCTAATATTATGTTATACAAAGAAATTGTAAAAAAATTTAAACATATTAAATTTCAAGCATCAGGAGGAGTTTCAAATTTATTTGATGTTGTTGCTTTAAAAAAATCTGGTGTAGATAGCATTATTATCGGCCGGAGTTTATTAGAAAAAAGATTCACAATTGAAGAGGCTTTGAAATGCTGGCAAAACGTATCATAG
- the gndA gene encoding NADP-dependent phosphogluconate dehydrogenase: MLKQQIGVVGMAVMGRNLALNIASKNYRVSIFNRTKSITEEIIQKSKTTNIFPYFSIEHFIKSLEKPRCVLLMIKSGSPTDNTIASIIPYLEAGDILIDGGNTFYKDTIRRNNDLLKKGIHFIGMGVSGGEFGALNGPSIMPGGSKEAYKLIFPILKDISAKFNEEPCVTYIGPNGSGHYVKMIHNGIEYGDMQLISESYFILKNLLDLNNQELSNIFSDWNKGELNSYLIEITKNIFLKKDENNRYILDLILDKAEDKGTGKWIGKNALDLREPLTLITESVFARYLSSLKEQRIIASKILKGPNLQCISSENKKQFIEEVRRALYLGKIISYAQGFSQLKKASEKYSWSLKYSEIAKIFRSGCIIRAKFLDKIKDVFNIDNNTNNLLLTPYFSEISNEYEKSLRNVVRFGIKYGISIPAFSSAISYYDSYRSSSSSANLIQAQRDYFGAHTYKRIDKMGYFHTDWLMKK; the protein is encoded by the coding sequence ATGTTAAAACAACAAATTGGTGTCGTAGGCATGGCTGTTATGGGAAGAAATTTAGCATTAAATATCGCAAGTAAAAACTATCGTGTATCTATCTTTAACAGAACTAAATCAATCACAGAAGAAATAATTCAAAAAAGCAAAACAACAAATATCTTTCCATATTTTTCTATTGAACATTTTATAAAATCTCTAGAAAAACCAAGATGTGTTTTATTAATGATAAAATCAGGGTCCCCTACAGATAACACTATTGCATCTATTATTCCGTATTTAGAAGCAGGAGATATATTAATTGATGGAGGTAATACGTTTTATAAGGATACCATCAGAAGAAATAACGATCTTCTTAAAAAAGGTATACATTTTATTGGAATGGGTGTATCAGGTGGTGAATTTGGCGCATTAAACGGGCCTTCTATTATGCCTGGTGGATCAAAAGAAGCATATAAACTTATTTTTCCTATTTTAAAAGATATATCTGCTAAGTTTAATGAAGAACCGTGTGTTACTTATATTGGCCCTAATGGTTCTGGTCATTATGTAAAAATGATTCATAATGGAATCGAATATGGTGATATGCAATTGATTTCAGAATCATATTTTATCTTAAAAAATTTACTAGACTTGAATAATCAAGAACTTTCAAATATATTTTCTGATTGGAATAAAGGAGAATTAAACAGTTATTTAATTGAGATAACAAAAAATATTTTTTTAAAGAAAGATGAGAATAATCGTTATATATTAGATTTAATTTTAGATAAAGCAGAAGATAAAGGAACAGGTAAATGGATTGGTAAAAATGCTTTAGATCTTCGAGAACCACTTACATTAATTACAGAATCTGTTTTTGCAAGATATTTATCTTCACTTAAAGAGCAACGTATTATAGCTTCAAAAATTTTAAAAGGACCTAATTTACAATGCATATCATCTGAAAATAAAAAGCAATTTATTGAAGAAGTTCGAAGAGCTTTATATTTAGGAAAAATTATTTCTTATGCTCAAGGTTTTTCTCAGTTAAAAAAAGCATCAGAAAAATACTCTTGGAGTTTAAAATATAGTGAAATTGCTAAAATTTTTAGATCTGGATGTATTATTCGAGCTAAATTTTTAGACAAAATAAAAGATGTATTCAATATTGATAATAATACAAATAATTTATTATTAACTCCTTATTTTTCAGAAATATCTAATGAATATGAAAAATCTTTGAGAAATGTTGTAAGATTCGGAATAAAATATGGAATTTCTATTCCTGCTTTTTCTTCTGCTATATCATATTATGATAGTTATCGATCCTCCTCATCATCAGCTAACTTAATTCAAGCTCAAAGAGATTATTTTGGTGCACATACTTACAAAAGAATTGATAAAATGGGATATTTTCATACAGATTGGTTAATGAAAAAATAA
- the hisC gene encoding histidinol-phosphate transaminase, translating to MKDNLIHLVRENIANLQPYQSARRIGGNGSIWLNANECPISSSFTTNIKSFNRYPESQPKNLISSYSNYACLSNDQVLVTRGADEGIELLIKAFCNPGKDAIICCPPTYDMYAINASILNVEVKEIPIFKDTWKIDLKNIQRNLDRVKLIYICNPNNPTGSIIPKKDIINLLKMTFKRALVIIDEAYIEFSSKDSMVNFLKCYPHLIILRTLSKAFALAGIRCGFTLANKGIINVLNKIISPYPISTIVSDIAEQALTEKGIKEMKNRVLKINLNRDWLICKLEKISLVKKIFNSHANYVLVRFYMHKKIFQKLWEKGIILRNQDHKIHLKKCLRISIGSYSECLRLIEEIKILSHI from the coding sequence ATGAAAGATAATTTAATACATTTAGTTAGAGAAAATATAGCAAATTTACAACCTTATCAATCAGCTAGACGCATCGGGGGAAATGGTAGTATATGGTTAAATGCGAATGAATGCCCTATATCTAGTTCATTTACAACCAACATTAAATCATTTAATCGTTACCCAGAATCTCAACCTAAAAATTTAATTTCATCTTATTCTAATTACGCTTGTTTGTCTAATGATCAAGTTTTAGTAACTAGAGGAGCTGATGAAGGTATAGAGTTATTAATTAAAGCTTTTTGCAACCCTGGAAAAGACGCAATTATTTGCTGCCCTCCAACTTATGATATGTATGCTATAAACGCAAGTATTTTAAATGTTGAAGTAAAGGAAATTCCTATATTTAAAGATACTTGGAAAATAGATTTAAAAAATATTCAACGTAATCTTGATAGAGTTAAGTTAATATATATATGTAACCCTAATAATCCAACTGGGAGTATTATTCCAAAAAAAGATATTATAAATTTATTAAAAATGACTTTTAAACGCGCTCTTGTAATAATAGATGAAGCATATATAGAATTTTCTTCTAAAGATAGCATGGTAAATTTTTTAAAATGTTATCCACATTTGATCATTTTAAGAACCTTGTCTAAGGCATTTGCATTAGCAGGTATAAGATGTGGTTTTACTTTAGCAAATAAAGGAATTATTAATGTTTTAAATAAAATAATTAGTCCATATCCAATTTCTACCATTGTTTCTGATATTGCTGAGCAAGCTTTAACAGAAAAAGGAATAAAAGAGATGAAAAATAGAGTTTTAAAAATTAATTTAAACCGTGACTGGTTAATTTGTAAGTTAGAAAAAATATCTTTAGTAAAGAAAATTTTCAATAGTCATGCTAACTATGTTTTAGTAAGATTTTATATGCATAAAAAAATATTTCAGAAATTATGGGAAAAGGGTATAATTTTAAGAAATCAAGATCATAAAATTCATCTGAAAAAATGTTTAAGAATATCAATTGGTTCTTATTCAGAATGCTTGCGTTTAATTGAAGAAATTAAAATTTTATCTCATATATAA
- the hisF gene encoding imidazole glycerol phosphate synthase subunit HisF, whose protein sequence is MLAKRIIACLDVDNGVVVKGVQFKNHQIVGNIVPLAERYAKEGIDELVFYDITAATKNTLVDRSWIEKVAEVINIPFCVAGGIKSIEDARQILSFGADKISINSAALIDPTLITRISDRFGIQCMVVGVDSWLDKSSKCYMVQQYTGDVNRTYQTNWKTSDWIKQIQKYGAGEIVLNMMNQDGLQNGYDLLQLKKMRNICKVPLIASGGAGNLEHFYEALFHSNVDGVLAASVFHKNIISIKILKDFLIAKGLEIRIC, encoded by the coding sequence ATGCTGGCAAAACGTATCATAGCATGTCTTGATGTCGACAATGGAGTAGTAGTAAAAGGTGTTCAATTTAAAAATCATCAAATTGTAGGTAATATAGTTCCATTAGCTGAACGTTATGCAAAAGAAGGTATTGATGAATTAGTCTTTTATGATATAACTGCTGCTACTAAAAACACTTTGGTAGATAGAAGTTGGATTGAAAAAGTAGCAGAAGTAATTAATATTCCTTTTTGTGTTGCTGGCGGAATTAAAAGTATAGAAGATGCAAGACAGATACTGTCTTTTGGTGCGGATAAAATATCAATTAATTCTGCTGCCTTGATTGATCCTACTTTGATTACAAGAATTTCTGATCGTTTTGGTATACAATGTATGGTTGTAGGTGTTGATTCATGGCTTGATAAATCCAGTAAATGTTATATGGTACAGCAATATACAGGAGATGTTAATCGTACTTATCAAACTAACTGGAAAACATCTGATTGGATAAAACAGATTCAAAAATATGGTGCTGGTGAAATTGTTTTGAATATGATGAATCAAGACGGATTACAAAACGGATATGATTTATTACAATTAAAGAAAATGAGAAATATATGTAAAGTACCTTTAATCGCATCAGGTGGAGCAGGGAATTTAGAGCATTTTTATGAGGCTTTATTTCATTCTAATGTTGATGGTGTGTTAGCTGCTTCTGTTTTTCATAAAAATATAATTAGCATAAAAATTTTAAAAGATTTTTTAATAGCAAAAGGGTTAGAGATTCGAATATGTTAA
- the hisB gene encoding bifunctional histidinol-phosphatase/imidazoleglycerol-phosphate dehydratase HisB — protein sequence MKEKILFIDRDGTLIDEPQDNFQVDKINKIVLKKNVISALRELMKFNYKFVMITNQDGLGTESFPLEKFNIPHSFLLNIFQSEEITFEDILICPHFKNDNCECRKPKIKLLKTWLNKIDKNRSYVIGDRKTDMDLAKNIKLQGIQYRENDYNWKKIVQKIKQKNRFGEVFRETKETSIHVKVWLDLENSSYINTGINFFDHMLEQLSIHSGISIYIKAKGDLKVDDHHTIEDTGIALGDALLQSLENKRGICRFGFVLPMDESVSKCIIDLSNRSYLNFKGNFRHQFVGDLSTDMVEHFFYSLCQSMKITLHLSFKGDNDHHCVESLFKAFGKTLRQAIKIEGETIPTSKGTL from the coding sequence ATGAAAGAAAAAATATTATTTATTGATCGAGATGGCACTTTAATTGATGAGCCTCAAGATAATTTTCAAGTTGATAAAATTAATAAAATTGTACTAAAGAAAAATGTCATTTCTGCATTGCGTGAATTAATGAAATTTAATTATAAATTTGTCATGATTACGAATCAAGATGGTTTAGGAACCGAATCATTTCCATTAGAAAAATTCAATATACCCCATTCGTTTCTTTTAAACATTTTTCAATCAGAAGAAATAACATTTGAAGATATTTTAATTTGTCCACATTTTAAAAACGATAATTGTGAATGTAGAAAACCCAAAATTAAATTATTAAAAACATGGCTAAATAAAATCGATAAGAACCGAAGTTACGTTATTGGTGATCGAAAAACAGATATGGATTTAGCAAAAAATATCAAATTACAAGGTATACAATATAGAGAGAATGATTACAATTGGAAAAAAATTGTACAAAAAATTAAACAAAAAAATAGATTTGGAGAAGTTTTTAGAGAAACAAAAGAAACTTCTATACATGTAAAAGTATGGCTAGATTTAGAGAATTCTAGTTATATTAATACAGGGATAAATTTTTTTGATCATATGTTAGAACAATTGTCAATACATAGTGGTATTTCTATTTATATCAAGGCTAAAGGAGATTTAAAAGTTGATGATCATCATACTATAGAAGATACAGGTATTGCTTTAGGAGATGCATTATTGCAATCATTGGAAAATAAAAGAGGGATATGTAGATTTGGTTTTGTTTTACCTATGGATGAGAGTGTATCAAAATGCATCATTGATTTATCCAATCGTTCATATTTAAATTTTAAAGGTAATTTTCGACATCAATTTGTTGGAGATTTAAGCACTGATATGGTAGAACATTTTTTTTATTCTCTTTGTCAATCTATGAAAATTACTTTACATTTATCATTTAAAGGAGATAACGATCATCATTGTGTTGAAAGTTTATTTAAAGCATTTGGAAAGACTTTGCGTCAAGCAATAAAAATAGAAGGGGAAACAATACCAACATCAAAAGGAACATTATAG
- the metG gene encoding methionine--tRNA ligase: MPIKVRKILVTCALPYANGSIHIGHMLEHIQADIWVRYQRMRGHEVWFISSDDAHGTAVMLRAKNLGISEKKLIKNIQKEHKIDFMNFNISYDNYHTTHSIENLFLVRKIFSSLNDKNFLHKKKIVQFYDNQEKIFLPDRFIQGTCPICFSDNQYGDTCEKCSAIYEPKDLINAVSVVSGTPPILKETEHLYFDLPIFSNMLREWIYSGVLESAVIHKTEEWLKSGLEKWCISRDAPYFGFKIPNFSKKYFYVWLDAPIGYISSFKNLCLKNKNINFNDFWSNNVNSELYHFIGKDIIYFHTLFWPAILEASNFRKPSGVFVHGHVTINGLKLSKSRGCLIKASDWIKYFDSDSLRYYYASKLTNNINDIEMNLDDFMYKINNDIVNKLVNLASRNASFINKHFNGYLSDKLDDYNLYKFFVDSHKKIQNFFENREFSLIIKNSMKLLDMANQYVNEKKPWTIHAKIEKNNHLHLICTTGINLFRIIMTFLKPILPILSKKTELFLMSDLIWNDIHKPLLSQKIKNFPRLYERITSDKISQLFQLPK, from the coding sequence ATGCCTATTAAAGTTAGAAAAATATTAGTTACTTGCGCTTTACCATATGCTAATGGTTCGATTCATATTGGGCATATGCTTGAACATATTCAAGCGGATATCTGGGTTCGCTATCAAAGAATGAGAGGACATGAAGTTTGGTTTATTTCTTCTGATGATGCACATGGCACTGCTGTGATGTTGCGTGCAAAAAATTTAGGAATATCAGAAAAAAAGTTAATAAAAAATATTCAAAAAGAGCACAAAATAGATTTTATGAACTTTAATATTTCTTATGATAATTATCACACCACACATAGTATAGAAAATTTGTTTTTAGTTAGAAAAATATTTTCTTCTTTAAATGACAAAAATTTTTTACATAAGAAAAAAATTGTTCAATTTTATGATAATCAAGAAAAAATATTTCTTCCAGATAGATTTATTCAAGGAACATGTCCAATTTGTTTTTCAGATAATCAATATGGAGATACTTGTGAAAAATGTAGTGCAATTTATGAACCTAAAGATTTAATTAATGCTGTTTCGGTAGTTTCAGGTACACCTCCAATTTTAAAAGAAACTGAACACTTATATTTTGATTTACCAATTTTTTCAAATATGTTAAGAGAATGGATATACTCTGGTGTATTGGAAAGCGCAGTAATTCATAAAACAGAAGAATGGTTAAAATCTGGTTTAGAAAAGTGGTGTATTTCTCGTGATGCACCATATTTTGGATTTAAAATTCCAAATTTTTCAAAAAAATATTTTTATGTTTGGTTAGATGCTCCGATTGGTTATATTAGTTCATTTAAAAATCTTTGCTTAAAAAATAAAAATATAAATTTTAATGATTTCTGGAGTAATAACGTTAACTCTGAATTATATCATTTTATTGGAAAAGATATTATCTATTTTCATACATTATTCTGGCCTGCAATATTAGAAGCATCTAATTTTCGAAAACCTAGTGGTGTTTTTGTACATGGTCATGTTACAATTAATGGGTTAAAATTGTCAAAATCTCGAGGTTGTTTGATTAAAGCGTCAGATTGGATCAAATATTTTGACTCTGATAGTTTACGTTACTATTATGCAAGTAAATTAACAAATAATATTAACGATATTGAAATGAATTTAGATGACTTTATGTATAAAATAAATAATGATATTGTAAACAAATTAGTAAATCTAGCCTCAAGAAACGCTAGTTTTATTAATAAGCATTTTAATGGATATCTCTCTGATAAGTTAGATGATTATAATTTATATAAATTTTTTGTAGATTCGCATAAAAAAATACAGAATTTTTTTGAAAATAGAGAATTTAGTTTAATTATCAAAAATTCTATGAAATTGCTAGATATGGCAAATCAATATGTCAATGAAAAAAAACCTTGGACTATTCATGCAAAAATAGAAAAAAATAATCATTTACATCTGATCTGTACTACTGGTATTAATTTATTTAGAATAATTATGACTTTCTTAAAACCTATCTTACCTATTTTATCTAAAAAAACAGAACTATTTCTCATGTCAGATCTTATTTGGAATGATATTCATAAACCCTTATTATCTCAAAAAATAAAAAATTTTCCAAGATTGTATGAAAGAATTACTTCTGATAAAATATCTCAATTATTTCAATTACCTAAATAA
- the tilS gene encoding tRNA lysidine(34) synthetase TilS — translation MVQFHSNVIKIKIYLKNIFNILGASYLIQNIIQQNKYKLFLVAYSGGMDSTVLLHYLFTIKKYNPQISIRAIHINHNVQNDSKKWQTHCVNVCKEYNIPLIIEKIDINITKNIEEQLRIKRYNLIYKNLLDKEILLTGHHLNDQCETFFLALKRGSGPTGLSAMHSETIFGKTKIIRPFLTKTKEEIKNLANLNKLKWIEDFTNFNTNYERNFIRHKILPVFEEKWPFFLKNCFRTTQICNEETTLKNILLKEKIQQYLNFNECLNISNFKCLRKELCVALIRYWIIFLKNIKKVSYKNIQCIYNKIMYNQENYNLKVIIQKNEIRCYKKFLYFVKIKKDIRNLIIFWHNTENKLKLPNNLGYIIKNNQTGINLPKPKNNALINIRFQHRGKIFIIGRHKRRNIKKIWQEHNIPPWLRNQIPLLFYNDQLISALGVFIVNQKTKNQDNEKKNQWYISWINDIRVNNGNHFLFK, via the coding sequence GTGGTTCAATTCCACTCGAACGTAATAAAAATTAAAATATATTTAAAAAACATATTTAATATTTTAGGTGCTTCTTATTTGATTCAAAATATTATTCAACAAAATAAATATAAACTATTTTTAGTAGCGTATAGCGGAGGAATGGATTCTACGGTACTATTACATTATTTATTTACAATCAAAAAATATAACCCTCAAATTAGTATACGCGCTATTCATATCAATCATAATGTTCAAAATGATTCAAAAAAATGGCAAACACATTGTGTTAATGTTTGCAAAGAATATAATATACCATTAATTATTGAAAAAATAGATATAAATATCACGAAAAATATTGAAGAACAACTACGAATTAAAAGATACAACTTGATTTACAAAAATTTGTTAGATAAAGAAATACTTCTGACTGGGCATCATCTAAATGATCAATGTGAAACATTTTTTTTAGCCCTTAAACGAGGAAGCGGACCTACTGGTTTATCTGCAATGCATTCTGAAACAATTTTTGGAAAAACTAAAATTATTCGTCCATTTTTAACAAAAACAAAAGAAGAAATTAAAAATCTAGCTAATTTAAACAAATTAAAATGGATTGAAGATTTTACTAACTTTAATACGAATTATGAACGTAATTTTATACGACATAAAATATTACCGGTTTTTGAAGAAAAATGGCCTTTCTTTTTAAAAAATTGCTTTCGTACCACTCAAATATGTAATGAAGAAACTACATTAAAAAATATTCTTTTAAAAGAAAAAATTCAACAATATCTTAATTTTAACGAATGTTTAAATATTTCAAACTTTAAATGTTTAAGAAAAGAATTATGTGTAGCATTAATTAGATATTGGATAATTTTTTTAAAGAATATTAAAAAAGTTTCTTATAAAAATATTCAATGTATATATAATAAAATTATGTATAATCAAGAAAATTATAATCTAAAAGTAATTATTCAAAAAAATGAAATTAGATGTTATAAAAAATTTCTTTACTTTGTTAAAATCAAAAAAGATATTAGAAATTTAATAATATTTTGGCATAATACTGAAAATAAATTAAAATTACCTAACAATTTAGGTTATATTATAAAAAATAATCAAACAGGAATCAATCTTCCAAAACCAAAAAATAATGCATTAATTAATATTCGTTTTCAACATAGGGGAAAAATATTTATTATAGGAAGACACAAACGAAGAAATATTAAAAAAATTTGGCAAGAACATAATATTCCTCCTTGGTTGAGAAATCAAATTCCTCTTTTGTTTTATAATGATCAATTAATCAGCGCATTGGGTGTGTTTATTGTCAATCAAAAAACTAAAAATCAAGACAATGAAAAAAAAAATCAGTGGTATATATCTTGGATAAACGATATTCGAGTGAACAATGGTAATCATTTTTTATTTAAGTAA
- the hisIE gene encoding bifunctional phosphoribosyl-AMP cyclohydrolase/phosphoribosyl-ATP diphosphatase HisIE, protein MLIKQKKIFKLDWNKTNGMIPTIIQDFLSNEVLMHGYMNQEAFLKTQEERFVTFYSRSKKRLWTKGETSGNFLRVIKIIPDCDNDSLLVLVEPIGNTCHLNQKSCFVLKNNYLYFLFELERIIEDRKNNNLKNSYTSSLYKSGTQRIAQKVGEEAVETILAAMKKNTKELINEASDLIYHLLVLLHDQNLNFNLIVENLKKRKQ, encoded by the coding sequence ATGTTAATAAAACAAAAAAAAATATTTAAATTAGATTGGAATAAAACTAATGGTATGATCCCAACGATTATACAAGATTTTTTATCTAATGAAGTTTTGATGCACGGTTATATGAATCAAGAAGCTTTTTTAAAAACACAAGAAGAACGCTTTGTTACTTTTTACTCGCGTAGTAAAAAACGCTTATGGACGAAAGGTGAAACTTCTGGAAATTTTTTAAGAGTGATAAAAATCATTCCAGATTGTGATAATGATTCATTATTAGTTTTAGTTGAGCCTATTGGAAACACATGTCATTTAAATCAAAAAAGTTGCTTTGTTTTAAAAAACAATTATCTTTATTTTCTTTTTGAATTAGAAAGAATAATAGAAGATAGAAAAAATAATAATTTAAAAAACTCCTATACATCTAGCTTATATAAATCTGGAACTCAAAGAATAGCACAAAAAGTAGGTGAAGAAGCGGTAGAAACAATATTGGCTGCTATGAAAAAAAACACAAAAGAATTAATCAATGAAGCTTCAGATTTGATTTACCATTTGCTTGTATTGCTACATGATCAAAATTTAAATTTTAATTTAATTGTTGAAAACTTAAAAAAAAGAAAACAATAA